Proteins encoded by one window of Arachis ipaensis cultivar K30076 chromosome B04, Araip1.1, whole genome shotgun sequence:
- the LOC107636004 gene encoding transport inhibitor response 1-like protein Os11g0515500 has protein sequence MLKSRKDRSSMSLVCKEWYNAERWSRRNVFIELRLKRMTVTDESLKFLVRSFPNFKAISLQNCDGFSTDGLVAIAADCKTLVMRRLKQNFSNYEMLSRFLGMKKSEPFMIRLVVLMMLTLPGMLSRIFTTTLEQCTRRSLKLILRSLKQTIGDLTQRKMI, from the exons ATGCTGAAATCAAGAAAGGACAGAAGCTCTATGTCACTGGTTTGCAAGGAGTGGTACAACGCTGAGAGATGGTCAAGGAGGAACGTGTTCATAG AGCTTAGGCTTAAGAGGATGACTGTTACTGATGAGAGTTTGAAGTTCTTGGTGCGCTCTTTTCCAAACTTCAAAGCTATTTCCCTTCAAAATTGTGATGGTTTCAGCACTGATGGTTTGGTTGCAATTGCTGCTGATTGCAA AACCCTGGTGATGAG GAGGCTAAAGCAAAATTTCAGCAACTACGAAATGTTATCACGATTCTTGGGGATGAAGAAAAGCGAGCCATTTATGATCAGATTGGTTGTGTTGATGATGCT GACCTTGCCGGGGATGTTGTCAAGAATCTTCACAACTACTTTAGAACAATGTACAAGAAG GTCACTGAAGCTGATATTGAGGAGTTTGAAGCAAACTATAGGGGATCTGACTCAGAGAAaaatgatttga
- the LOC107636005 gene encoding uncharacterized protein LOC107636005 — MERFNKACLEIQDLPTEAVIMGLVNRLREGPFSQSISKRHPTSLSNVQERVEKYINMEENAILREPGWRLGHPHSSREKEREPKKKEEVGSERPTRYHSHTSLRVFLVDIYREIYHTEKLPPPRCIKNKKGGSRSEYCEYHKLYGHSTNNCYDLKNVTEKLAKEGQLDRYLMERSDNHGKRKRDEEDRRDLPPRTPERHIHMISEGFAGGGLTKSSRKRHLKEVYQVGSELLDLPTISFTKEDGQGIVPGHDDLVVITMILANAHLHRTLVDQGSSADILFKPVFDKLGLDEKELRAYPDTLFGLGNTPIKPQGFISLHTTFGKGIKSKTLSIDFIVVDVGLAYNAFIGRTALNWLGAVVSTLIFA, encoded by the coding sequence ATggagaggttcaacaaagcatgcttggAAATTCAAGATTTGCCTACGGAAGCAGTGATCATGGGCCTAGTAAATAGACTCCGAGAAGGACCCTTCTCTCAGTCCATCTCGAAAAGACATCCGACTTCTTTAAGCAATGTACAAGAAAGagttgaaaagtacatcaacatggaggagaatgccaTATTACGGGAACCAGGCTGGCGACTCGGGCACCCTCACTCGTCAAGGGAGAAGGAGAGGgagcccaagaagaaagaagaagtcgGGTCTGAAAGGCCCACAAGATATCATTCTCATACTTCCCTACGAGTTTTCCTAGTTGACATTTACAGAGAAATTTATCACACTGAAAAGCTACCTCCCCCTCGATGCATCAAGAACAAGAAAGGGGGAAGTCGTagtgaatactgtgaatatcacaaGTTATATGGGCACTCTACCAATAATTGTTACGACTTAAAAAATGTAACAGAAAAGTTGGCCAAAGAAGGTCAGCttgatagatatctcatggaaagatcGGACAATCATGGAAAAAGGAAACGAGATGAGGAAGATCGGAGAGATCTGCCACCACGGACCCCGGAACGACATATACATATGATATCGGAAGGGTTTGCTGGGGGAGGACTCACCAAATCATCTCGTAAAAGACATCTGAAGGAAGTTTACCAAGTTGGGAGCGAGCTGCTCGACCTCCCAACCAtctctttcaccaaagaagatgggcAGGGTATTGTTCCTGGACATGACGATCTGGTGGTAATTACCATGATTCTCGCCAACGCTCATCTACACAGAACACTGGTGGATCAGGGGAGCTCGGCAGACATCCTGTTCAAGCCAGTGTTTGACAAGTTGGGATTGGACGAAAAGGAGTTAAGGGCATACCCTGACACCCTCTTCGGACTGGGGAACACACCAATAAAACCACAAGGATTTATATCCCTACATACAACTTTTGGAAAGGGAATAAAATCCAAAACTCTAAGCATCGACTTCATTGTCGTTGATGTGGGCTTGGCCTATAATGCCTTTATAGGTAGAACGGCCCTAAATTGGCTTGGAGCAGTGGTATCTACCCTCATCTTTGCATAA